A genomic region of Leptospira stimsonii contains the following coding sequences:
- a CDS encoding DUF1564 family protein produces MGKIKKSNFLSHIRPLSNNRGSKGIGKNSKSKRVSTSDLLIPKRHLKSLQRKILKFGSLKKFLHFLLLTNRSKFRSLCIIPKNEKTLYQSINQDLVRFSFRPDSADWAELRVLARYYGLSICNLFVILLEIGEEGSSSSGSPPFLSYKAKSLEGKGNEMALIQRILPSRRYISFSLFLRGSLSRKFASDS; encoded by the coding sequence ATGGGGAAAATAAAAAAATCTAACTTCTTAAGTCACATTCGCCCACTTTCCAACAATCGAGGAAGCAAAGGAATAGGGAAGAATTCCAAATCAAAGCGAGTTTCCACATCGGATCTTTTGATTCCAAAACGACATCTTAAATCTTTGCAAAGGAAAATTTTGAAGTTTGGTTCTCTAAAGAAATTTCTTCATTTTCTACTCCTAACGAATCGTTCAAAGTTTCGATCGCTCTGTATCATTCCAAAGAATGAAAAAACACTTTATCAAAGTATAAATCAGGACTTAGTGCGATTTTCGTTTCGACCTGATTCTGCCGATTGGGCGGAATTACGAGTTCTCGCAAGATACTATGGCCTTTCGATCTGCAATTTATTCGTCATTCTCCTAGAGATTGGAGAGGAGGGATCGTCTTCAAGCGGGTCCCCTCCGTTTCTCTCCTATAAAGCCAAAAGTTTGGAAGGTAAAGGAAATGAGATGGCCTTGATTCAAAGGATTCTACCCAGTAGGAGGTATATTTCCTTTTCCCTTTTTCTTAGAGGGAGTTTATCGAGAAAGTTTGCTTCTGATTCTTAA
- a CDS encoding DUF1564 family protein, which yields MRTKKEKQPVRHLRLLKPHRLSKDLSNEKDFIVSKSGGVTKKIGSPSDLNVPEELIPYLEKRIQKAGSLRILLNQCLRKKTFLGLIQFHFPRKKIGYQKQKLQLVRFSFRPFEEDWIELKRLSFFHGISMCRMFVKLLEMESFPPNSNCLRLPEFVREKNPSPAIPLITTDKDSKPENLSILQEGEFIQIAS from the coding sequence ATGAGGACAAAAAAAGAAAAGCAACCAGTCAGACATCTAAGGCTCCTAAAGCCGCACCGTTTAAGTAAAGATCTTTCCAACGAGAAAGATTTTATCGTTTCAAAATCCGGAGGGGTTACTAAGAAAATCGGATCTCCTTCTGATTTAAATGTTCCTGAAGAATTGATTCCTTATTTGGAAAAAAGGATTCAAAAAGCGGGGTCGCTCAGAATTCTTCTGAACCAATGTCTTCGAAAAAAAACTTTCTTGGGATTGATCCAGTTTCATTTTCCAAGGAAGAAAATCGGATATCAAAAGCAGAAACTCCAATTGGTGAGATTCTCCTTTCGACCCTTTGAGGAAGATTGGATAGAACTCAAAAGACTCTCTTTTTTCCATGGAATTTCTATGTGCCGGATGTTCGTAAAACTTTTGGAGATGGAATCTTTTCCCCCGAATTCCAACTGCCTTCGGCTTCCCGAATTTGTCAGAGAAAAAAATCCCTCTCCAGCCATCCCCCTCATCACGACAGACAAGGATAGCAAGCCCGAAAACTTGAGCATCCTTCAAGAAGGAGAATTCATTCAAATAGCGAGTTGA
- the lsa26 gene encoding surface adhesion protein Lsa26 encodes MFRVMKRIFALTLIFSSLLFSSSAFAAGTYSEGWAVVKLIQFESRGLVFDSHEGLLEFTTFDKAEKCEASKDECFAPLKEKVEFSVRPENGEVVNFLNNNLNQEILVHYRIHRFEPIALSTDFEVIGAMKQLPSFPKDAVDKIIVEKSGAKRNFSVAGRILKLEYQGTMIGTYEGLYLDEVRGKVHPFSITNETVATFAWDTMKFGTKYFLGVSVAFATGWRKSDFDIFEINYKAPAGGAYPELKK; translated from the coding sequence ATGTTCCGAGTAATGAAAAGAATTTTTGCTTTAACTCTTATTTTTAGTTCGTTGTTGTTTTCTTCTTCCGCGTTTGCGGCGGGGACTTATTCAGAAGGTTGGGCGGTTGTAAAACTCATTCAATTTGAAAGTCGTGGTCTTGTATTCGATTCTCATGAAGGGCTTCTCGAATTTACCACCTTTGACAAAGCGGAAAAATGTGAAGCTTCGAAAGACGAATGTTTTGCCCCGCTTAAAGAAAAGGTTGAATTTAGCGTTCGTCCGGAAAATGGCGAAGTTGTAAATTTTTTGAACAATAACTTGAATCAGGAAATTCTGGTTCATTATAGAATTCACCGATTTGAACCAATTGCTCTTTCAACTGATTTTGAGGTAATTGGGGCGATGAAACAATTGCCATCCTTTCCGAAAGACGCGGTCGATAAGATCATAGTGGAAAAGTCCGGTGCGAAACGGAATTTCTCCGTTGCCGGAAGAATTCTAAAATTAGAATACCAAGGAACCATGATCGGAACCTATGAAGGTCTTTATTTAGATGAGGTCCGAGGGAAAGTTCATCCTTTTTCCATTACAAATGAAACAGTCGCGACGTTTGCTTGGGATACGATGAAGTTCGGGACGAAATACTTTCTCGGAGTCTCTGTCGCGTTTGCTACCGGTTGGAGAAAATCAGATTTTGATATTTTCGAGATCAATTACAAAGCTCCTGCTGGCGGTGCTTATCCTGAATTGAAGAAGTGA
- a CDS encoding M23 family metallopeptidase — MNRFFLFKGFFCGILFLSLSALSAEDRPELQLFPELQGKLRFPMEFQTPISGSFAEYRVHHLHMGADFKTFHVNGLPAIAPFDGFVESISESPTGYGLNLMVRSPSGLRAKFAHLFNLEGAKRELENLRQALHLLSDGIFSVKFSDQRFSIKQGQAVARIGESGTGVPHLHFELHGNGDIFNPLAYLRMTDKDGTPPEMLVLYVDSSDGEKFRIPLIKKENGVYETNDPEPLKVGGEVRIKLGAFDRMNSRNKNNVYFARLLSGLQILYERKFEKMSYAEARDHQSIYDSNRSSLNPPVYVYNLFPTLKPSIDLKLFREGEEIPLEIIAGDKEGNISSLKLRILNTGSKGRMEKITSNEFFSHERRFSLLTPKGNTFGKGNILFEKVGRPADFVLPEGLILKSDLIEIESTGISWSGEAKLLWKGRRLGKGENLYLFEEGTKRWGVLKTTSSADGMNAILNKIGIVAVLEDRSKPKIEHPYLISRHRFETEIRPNSIIERMYSVSDIGSGYGGGAEILLDGETYPYEFESDRKMILVKIPKVFGKYKRRLLLQARIKDRAGNVSDWLTDLIDLEKYTEKEKG; from the coding sequence ATGAATCGATTTTTTCTTTTTAAAGGTTTCTTCTGTGGAATCTTATTCCTTTCTCTGAGTGCGCTGAGCGCGGAGGACCGTCCAGAACTTCAGCTCTTTCCAGAACTTCAAGGAAAGCTACGTTTCCCGATGGAGTTTCAGACTCCGATCTCCGGTTCCTTTGCCGAGTACAGAGTGCACCACTTGCACATGGGAGCGGACTTTAAAACGTTTCATGTGAACGGTCTTCCGGCCATCGCGCCCTTTGACGGATTTGTAGAATCGATTTCAGAATCACCGACCGGATACGGCCTAAATCTGATGGTCCGTTCTCCTTCCGGGTTGCGGGCAAAGTTCGCCCACCTATTCAATTTAGAAGGTGCAAAAAGAGAATTGGAGAATCTCAGACAGGCGCTTCACCTTTTGAGCGATGGAATTTTTTCCGTCAAATTTTCCGATCAGAGATTTTCCATAAAACAAGGTCAAGCAGTCGCAAGGATTGGAGAATCCGGAACCGGTGTTCCTCATCTACACTTTGAACTCCATGGGAATGGGGACATCTTCAATCCACTCGCTTATTTAAGAATGACGGATAAGGACGGAACTCCGCCCGAGATGTTGGTTTTGTACGTTGATTCGTCCGACGGAGAGAAGTTTCGAATTCCTCTGATAAAAAAAGAGAATGGGGTTTACGAGACAAACGATCCGGAACCGCTCAAAGTCGGAGGAGAAGTTCGAATTAAGTTAGGCGCCTTTGATAGGATGAATTCGAGGAACAAAAATAACGTCTATTTCGCGAGACTTCTTTCCGGACTTCAGATTCTATACGAAAGAAAATTTGAAAAAATGAGTTATGCGGAGGCGAGAGACCACCAATCCATTTACGATTCCAATCGTTCTTCTCTCAATCCACCCGTCTACGTTTACAATCTTTTTCCGACACTCAAGCCGAGTATCGACCTGAAACTTTTTCGAGAGGGTGAAGAAATTCCTCTCGAAATCATAGCGGGGGACAAAGAGGGCAATATCTCTTCTTTGAAACTCCGAATTCTCAATACGGGATCGAAAGGAAGAATGGAAAAAATCACTTCCAACGAATTCTTTTCACACGAGAGAAGATTTTCGCTTCTTACTCCGAAAGGAAACACTTTCGGAAAAGGTAATATTCTCTTTGAAAAGGTCGGAAGACCGGCCGATTTCGTCTTACCGGAAGGATTGATCCTTAAGAGTGATTTGATTGAAATCGAATCCACCGGTATAAGTTGGTCCGGAGAAGCGAAATTACTCTGGAAAGGACGAAGATTAGGAAAAGGAGAAAATCTTTACCTTTTTGAAGAAGGAACAAAACGATGGGGAGTTCTGAAAACTACGTCCTCGGCTGACGGAATGAACGCCATTTTAAACAAAATAGGAATCGTCGCTGTTCTGGAAGACCGTTCAAAACCGAAGATTGAACATCCCTATTTGATCTCCCGTCATAGATTTGAAACGGAGATCCGTCCAAATTCTATCATAGAAAGAATGTATTCCGTATCGGACATTGGTTCGGGCTACGGAGGTGGGGCGGAAATCTTATTGGATGGAGAAACGTATCCTTATGAATTTGAATCCGATCGAAAGATGATCCTTGTAAAAATTCCGAAAGTTTTCGGGAAATATAAGAGGCGACTCCTCCTCCAAGCAAGAATCAAGGACAGGGCTGGAAATGTTTCCGATTGGCTTACGGACCTAATCGATCTCGAAAAATACACGGAGAAAGAGAAGGGATAA
- the lptE gene encoding LPS assembly lipoprotein LptE, with product MFFSRLAFSILTILFLFSCTYFTREPRNPPKIDGVPIPDDQRRLYVQNFRNNSYGMGIQTLLTELVRSEIDSRGRFIQTREKSLAAYRLYGEIVHYQLVGNLLDQGGQAISREMSVIVRLELQKAGGQKIPLEREEIQVRIMFSDQVGFRESESQAQSRLLKIMAVRISEEMERAWYFSIAGKIDP from the coding sequence ATGTTCTTTAGCCGTCTGGCATTTTCGATCCTAACGATCCTCTTCCTTTTTTCCTGCACGTATTTTACGAGAGAACCTAGAAACCCTCCTAAGATCGACGGAGTTCCGATTCCCGACGATCAGAGAAGACTCTACGTTCAAAATTTCCGAAACAACTCTTATGGAATGGGAATACAAACTCTCCTTACCGAATTGGTTCGTTCGGAGATCGATTCGAGAGGAAGATTTATCCAAACCAGAGAGAAGTCACTCGCGGCCTATCGCCTCTACGGAGAAATCGTTCACTATCAGCTTGTTGGAAATCTCTTGGACCAAGGAGGGCAAGCGATCTCCCGAGAAATGTCCGTCATCGTTCGTCTAGAACTCCAGAAAGCCGGGGGACAAAAAATTCCCTTGGAAAGAGAGGAGATTCAGGTTAGAATTATGTTTTCAGATCAAGTTGGATTTCGCGAGAGCGAGAGCCAAGCCCAGTCCCGTCTCCTAAAAATCATGGCAGTCCGAATCTCCGAAGAGATGGAAAGAGCCTGGTATTTTTCTATTGCCGGAAAGATTGATCCCTGA
- a CDS encoding Fur family transcriptional regulator, with product MNREKQEAILNKTEPAVRMEMQTFSEYLQKEGLKITSQRMLVAERIFSLHNHFTAEGLLEEFKDQRDQISKATIYRILSIMVSAGLLQEHNFGKDYKYYEHIIGHKHHDHIICTVCGKIVEFVDERIEQLQEQAAKDNGFRITGHSLNIYGTCSEHTSGR from the coding sequence ATGAACCGAGAAAAACAAGAAGCCATCTTAAACAAAACAGAACCCGCCGTCCGCATGGAAATGCAGACGTTTTCAGAATACCTTCAGAAAGAAGGACTCAAGATCACCAGTCAGAGAATGTTGGTCGCGGAGAGAATTTTTTCCCTTCACAATCACTTCACCGCGGAAGGCCTCTTGGAAGAATTCAAGGACCAAAGAGATCAAATCTCTAAGGCAACGATTTACAGAATTCTTTCTATCATGGTCTCCGCTGGTCTTCTCCAAGAGCATAACTTCGGTAAAGATTACAAATACTACGAACATATCATCGGACACAAACACCACGATCATATCATCTGCACAGTCTGCGGAAAAATTGTAGAATTTGTAGACGAAAGAATCGAACAGCTTCAAGAGCAAGCGGCGAAAGACAATGGATTCCGAATCACAGGTCACAGTTTAAACATCTACGGAACCTGTAGCGAACACACTTCCGGTAGATGA
- the tgt gene encoding tRNA guanosine(34) transglycosylase Tgt — translation MIFKTTSEDPNTRARTGILDLNGVKLNTPVFMPVGTRGVVKTLDTEDLEELEYSLILGNTYHLYLRPGTSVLDQFGGLKKFMTWKGALLTDSGGYQVFSLNSLFKYETDGVRFQSHIDGSRHYFTPGSVIDVQRSIGSDIMMVLDDCAPFDSSPERLRQSLERTHRWAEMSVEHWEKKKNSQHLFGIFQGGIDLDSRLESLKAIVSLPFDGIAIGGLSVGEPRKDFIRILNGISSHTDRSRPLYLMGVGTVPDILDGVKNGVDMFDCVLPTRNARNGQVFTSLGKVNLRNEKWKNSDAPMDPNCQCKVCKRYSIGYIRHLHHVGEITAFSLSTFHNLFFMKNFLSEIQNSIQAGEFLETYARWKNLYEKPEFSG, via the coding sequence ATGATATTTAAAACTACTTCAGAGGATCCAAACACTCGAGCAAGAACAGGAATCCTCGATCTCAACGGAGTGAAACTGAACACTCCCGTCTTCATGCCGGTCGGCACTCGAGGAGTTGTCAAAACCCTCGATACGGAAGATCTCGAAGAACTTGAGTATTCTCTAATATTAGGCAACACATATCACCTCTATCTTCGTCCGGGAACTTCCGTCTTGGATCAGTTCGGAGGATTGAAGAAGTTCATGACTTGGAAAGGAGCTCTTCTCACGGACAGTGGAGGATATCAGGTCTTCAGTCTCAATTCTCTCTTTAAATATGAAACGGACGGCGTTCGCTTCCAATCTCATATCGACGGAAGTCGTCATTACTTTACACCGGGATCGGTGATCGATGTGCAGAGAAGTATCGGCTCCGATATCATGATGGTCTTGGATGATTGTGCACCTTTTGATTCGAGCCCGGAACGTTTGAGACAATCTTTGGAACGAACTCATCGTTGGGCGGAAATGTCCGTCGAACACTGGGAAAAGAAGAAGAATTCTCAGCATCTCTTCGGAATTTTTCAAGGAGGAATCGATCTGGATTCTCGTCTTGAAAGTTTGAAAGCAATCGTATCATTGCCGTTTGACGGAATCGCGATCGGCGGACTCTCTGTCGGAGAACCAAGAAAGGATTTTATACGAATCTTGAACGGAATTTCTTCTCACACAGATCGAAGTCGGCCTCTCTACTTGATGGGAGTGGGAACGGTTCCCGACATTTTGGATGGAGTGAAGAATGGAGTCGACATGTTTGACTGCGTCCTTCCGACGAGAAACGCGAGAAACGGACAAGTCTTCACATCTTTAGGAAAGGTGAATCTCAGAAATGAGAAATGGAAGAACTCGGACGCGCCGATGGACCCGAATTGTCAGTGTAAGGTTTGCAAAAGATACAGCATCGGTTACATCAGACATCTTCATCACGTCGGAGAGATCACTGCATTTTCACTTTCAACGTTTCATAATTTGTTTTTTATGAAAAACTTTCTCTCTGAGATTCAAAATTCCATTCAGGCAGGAGAATTTTTAGAAACGTATGCCAGATGGAAAAATTTGTACGAAAAGCCTGAATTTTCCGGTTGA
- a CDS encoding STAS domain-containing protein: protein MEITRRESGNIVILDINGEIDLYNAPEIKDVIAKLIEEQKYYTIINLEKVSYIDSSGIGALISSLSNLKKYQGGLKIINVSGSVRKVFELTKLTSFFEIFDNEAEAVSAFK from the coding sequence ATGGAAATAACCAGAAGAGAAAGCGGGAACATTGTGATTCTGGACATAAACGGAGAGATTGATCTCTACAATGCCCCAGAGATAAAAGATGTAATCGCTAAACTCATCGAGGAACAAAAATATTATACCATTATCAATTTGGAAAAAGTTTCCTATATTGACTCGTCTGGTATTGGTGCACTGATTTCCAGCCTTTCCAACCTGAAAAAGTATCAGGGCGGATTAAAAATTATCAATGTCTCCGGATCGGTAAGAAAGGTGTTCGAGCTCACAAAGCTTACTTCTTTCTTTGAGATTTTTGATAATGAAGCTGAGGCAGTGTCTGCCTTCAAGTAA
- a CDS encoding lipoprotein LipL71 produces MKSIQRKISSAFIILLTGVLIACGAELPIQELSDAKNSITRAKSAGAEKYAPAELEEARKSLLNAHQKASEEDLTETKKSAEYARAKALDASEKSFPSAVDEARKESTSSIDSADEAYAAQLASEPYNSAVQLRKEGDTLRETADRTLESYPRESGDDAKLRTRLAAFDQYEASRQKYADSKKAADESKVLALSQKQQLIDSLADIEKNLNDADKYAEGKDPEVSETRNRLDSAKTKIEDGKIKDGYADIDEIRKKSGELVAKNIKAYAEKQKELAKQSIASATTKLASFDKTKINASRDFQVSYQRAEENLKAAEESRVSAEDLYSSEKYEDSIARSEEAIRLSRIVVDQSAELAERMERKTSSDKVANRDTKTGKDGKTDKTETTDGKNSSQKWGEDGLPEGWKRYVVRKKVPADCLWRIAKDKRHYGTSKLWKRIYEANRGKIKNPNLIFPKQVLLIPPAKGPTKFDKTKAPSKKKPSAAEEVEAIEQNQKPATTEEAEPETGGEDAESKKKNEVKEPETSGDDTGSETAPEEENAEEENPENLQ; encoded by the coding sequence ATGAAATCAATCCAAAGAAAAATATCCTCCGCTTTTATAATTTTACTTACGGGCGTCCTGATTGCCTGTGGTGCTGAACTTCCGATTCAGGAGTTAAGTGACGCAAAGAATTCCATTACGAGAGCGAAGTCTGCCGGAGCGGAGAAATACGCGCCTGCGGAATTAGAAGAAGCTCGTAAGAGTTTATTGAACGCGCACCAGAAAGCTTCCGAAGAAGATTTGACGGAAACAAAAAAGTCTGCCGAATATGCGAGAGCGAAAGCGTTAGACGCTTCCGAAAAATCATTTCCTTCCGCTGTTGACGAAGCAAGAAAGGAATCTACTTCCTCTATCGATTCTGCGGACGAAGCGTATGCGGCGCAGTTGGCATCGGAACCGTATAATTCTGCGGTTCAACTTCGTAAAGAAGGAGACACGCTTCGGGAAACTGCGGATAGAACCTTAGAATCGTACCCAAGAGAATCCGGAGATGATGCAAAGTTAAGAACTCGTCTGGCCGCCTTCGATCAGTATGAAGCATCTCGTCAAAAATATGCCGATTCCAAGAAAGCCGCGGATGAATCGAAGGTGTTGGCTCTTTCTCAGAAACAACAACTCATCGATTCTCTTGCCGATATCGAAAAAAATCTAAACGATGCGGACAAATACGCGGAAGGGAAAGATCCGGAAGTTTCGGAAACAAGAAATCGTCTCGATTCAGCTAAGACAAAGATTGAAGACGGAAAGATCAAAGACGGCTATGCCGACATTGATGAAATTCGTAAGAAGTCCGGAGAACTCGTCGCAAAAAATATCAAAGCGTATGCAGAGAAGCAAAAGGAACTCGCGAAACAAAGTATTGCATCCGCTACGACTAAATTAGCATCTTTTGATAAAACAAAAATCAACGCTTCCAGAGATTTCCAAGTATCTTACCAAAGAGCGGAAGAAAATCTAAAGGCCGCAGAAGAATCCAGAGTTTCCGCTGAAGATCTTTATTCATCTGAAAAATATGAAGATTCCATTGCAAGGTCCGAAGAAGCCATTCGTCTTTCCAGAATTGTGGTCGATCAGTCGGCTGAACTCGCTGAGAGAATGGAAAGAAAGACATCCAGTGATAAAGTTGCCAACCGCGATACGAAAACCGGAAAAGATGGAAAAACCGACAAAACGGAAACCACGGATGGAAAGAATTCTTCTCAAAAATGGGGAGAGGATGGACTTCCGGAAGGTTGGAAACGTTATGTGGTTCGTAAGAAAGTTCCGGCGGATTGTCTCTGGAGAATCGCAAAGGACAAGAGACATTATGGAACATCGAAACTTTGGAAGAGAATCTACGAAGCAAATCGTGGAAAGATCAAAAATCCAAATCTGATTTTCCCAAAACAAGTATTACTCATTCCTCCAGCAAAAGGACCGACGAAGTTTGATAAAACTAAGGCCCCTAGCAAGAAAAAACCGTCCGCCGCGGAAGAAGTAGAAGCCATTGAACAAAATCAAAAGCCGGCAACTACGGAAGAAGCGGAGCCGGAAACCGGCGGAGAGGACGCAGAGAGTAAAAAGAAGAATGAAGTGAAGGAACCGGAGACATCCGGAGACGACACTGGCTCTGAAACTGCTCCTGAAGAAGAAAACGCAGAAGAGGAAAATCCGGAAAATCTCCAGTAA
- a CDS encoding DUF2628 domain-containing protein — protein MKGKGKERLESLLNGFEKDQNREFIGNQAEYYFKKWGKMKKSSSSMKIYSWNWAAILLGPIWYSYRKMYLISIVYYALIVGASIVATYFFEKEIPNSAFGGGSLIFGLMGNFTYLDFISKKTQKIEEDSKLDEMEKLEECKKQGRTNVGAAVLAGLPILIGMIFEIVK, from the coding sequence GTGAAAGGTAAAGGAAAAGAAAGGTTAGAGAGCCTTTTGAACGGTTTTGAGAAAGATCAAAATCGAGAATTTATAGGAAACCAAGCCGAATACTATTTTAAGAAATGGGGAAAGATGAAAAAAAGTTCATCTTCTATGAAAATCTACTCATGGAATTGGGCGGCCATTCTTTTAGGTCCGATCTGGTATTCTTATCGGAAGATGTATCTGATCTCGATCGTTTACTACGCGCTGATTGTTGGCGCTTCGATTGTTGCGACATACTTTTTTGAAAAAGAAATTCCAAATTCCGCTTTTGGAGGTGGAAGTCTGATCTTTGGTCTGATGGGGAATTTTACTTACTTGGATTTTATTTCGAAGAAAACTCAAAAAATAGAAGAAGATTCGAAATTGGATGAGATGGAAAAATTGGAAGAATGTAAAAAGCAAGGTCGGACCAACGTAGGTGCCGCCGTCCTGGCCGGTCTTCCGATATTGATCGGTATGATTTTCGAAATTGTAAAATGA
- the nadC gene encoding carboxylating nicotinate-nucleotide diphosphorylase has protein sequence MKRAYTHPISSVTYQDYETLVSLAWQEDCPDEDITAVSLFSPEKRARASLNAREPGILCGSGALEVLNVLSGDSIRYEFFKKDSEAFAKGDTLLKIEGSLIGILRIERILLNFLQYLSGISTRTGEVVSKYGKNGLMILDTRKTLPGYRKLAKYAVYCGGGSNHRLNLSEMAVIKDNHLAMYSSAHEPVNTIKAKFPGRLVEVEIDSLSQLEDAITSGTDAILLDNFSLEDMKAAYTILKQKAPNIQVEFSGGITPEKLEALSNFTGAGASMGYLTHTTRFLDLGLDIEHD, from the coding sequence ATGAAGCGCGCTTATACTCATCCTATTTCCTCCGTTACCTATCAAGATTATGAAACCTTGGTTTCCCTCGCTTGGCAAGAAGACTGTCCGGATGAGGACATTACTGCCGTTTCCCTTTTTTCCCCGGAAAAAAGAGCGCGAGCAAGTCTCAACGCGAGAGAACCCGGGATTCTTTGCGGATCCGGTGCATTAGAAGTATTGAATGTTCTTTCCGGCGATTCAATCCGGTATGAATTCTTTAAAAAAGATTCGGAAGCCTTCGCAAAGGGCGATACGCTGTTGAAAATCGAGGGAAGTTTGATCGGAATTCTTCGTATCGAAAGGATTCTTTTGAATTTTCTCCAATATCTTTCCGGAATCTCCACTCGCACCGGAGAAGTTGTCTCCAAATACGGAAAAAACGGCCTTATGATTTTGGATACGCGCAAGACACTTCCGGGCTATAGAAAACTGGCTAAATACGCGGTCTATTGCGGAGGCGGGAGCAATCACAGGCTCAATCTATCGGAGATGGCAGTAATCAAAGACAATCACCTCGCGATGTATTCTTCGGCTCACGAACCGGTCAATACGATTAAGGCCAAATTTCCGGGAAGACTCGTGGAAGTGGAAATCGATTCACTCTCGCAACTCGAAGATGCAATCACTTCGGGCACGGACGCAATTCTTCTCGATAACTTTTCCTTGGAAGATATGAAGGCCGCATACACGATTCTTAAACAAAAGGCTCCGAATATTCAGGTCGAATTCTCCGGAGGGATCACTCCCGAAAAATTGGAAGCGCTTTCGAATTTTACCGGCGCCGGTGCGAGCATGGGTTATCTCACTCATACGACTCGTTTTCTAGACCTCGGTCTGGATATAGAACATGATTAA